From Oenococcus sicerae, the proteins below share one genomic window:
- a CDS encoding aldo/keto reductase produces MAILTDTYTLNNGTKIPKVGFGTWQTPDGDVAYQAVSNALKAGYRHIDTAQNYRNERSVGKAIADSDVDRDDLWITTKLPAEDKKRDAILADFDHSLAALGLDYLDLYLIHAPWPWREAASRHFDAENTETWQTLEELQKSGRVKSIGISNFDVHDMKNILNIAEIKPVVNQVQYYIGFTEPKIAAYAAANDIRLEAYSPLATGDILNSKAVRDIADKYSVSVARLALRFTLQNGTITLPKAISETHIQENTQLDFTISASDMTLLNALPDAAPDHFHNATQG; encoded by the coding sequence ATGGCAATTTTAACGGACACCTATACGCTGAATAATGGCACAAAAATTCCAAAAGTAGGCTTTGGTACTTGGCAAACGCCTGATGGCGATGTGGCTTATCAGGCTGTTTCAAATGCTTTAAAAGCTGGCTATCGACACATTGATACGGCTCAAAACTATCGTAACGAGCGGTCAGTTGGTAAAGCGATCGCTGACTCGGATGTGGACAGAGACGATTTATGGATCACGACTAAATTACCAGCTGAGGACAAAAAGAGAGATGCGATCTTAGCGGACTTTGATCATTCGCTAGCAGCTTTAGGTCTCGATTATCTCGATCTTTATTTGATCCATGCACCATGGCCATGGAGAGAAGCTGCCAGCAGACATTTTGATGCAGAGAATACCGAGACCTGGCAGACACTCGAAGAATTGCAGAAGAGCGGCCGTGTGAAGTCGATCGGCATTTCTAATTTCGATGTTCATGACATGAAGAACATTTTGAATATTGCCGAAATTAAGCCAGTTGTCAATCAGGTCCAATATTATATCGGTTTTACAGAACCAAAAATTGCTGCATATGCGGCCGCAAACGATATTCGTCTCGAAGCTTATTCGCCACTTGCAACTGGTGATATTTTGAATTCGAAAGCTGTGCGTGATATTGCTGATAAATATTCAGTCAGCGTTGCACGGTTGGCTTTGCGTTTTACACTTCAGAATGGCACGATCACGCTGCCTAAAGCGATCAGTGAGACTCATATTCAAGAAAACACGCAATTAGATTTTACGATCTCAGCCAGTGATATGACTCTTTTGAATGCTTTGCCGGATGCCGCGCCGGATC
- the msrB gene encoding peptide-methionine (R)-S-oxide reductase MsrB: MIKKDLSKLTKEQYEVTQKGATERPFTGKYDDFYQEGIYVDLVDGTALFSSKDKYDAGCGWPSFTKAIDDPAVKEKTDFSAGMIRTEVRSQESNSHLGHVFKDGPTDKGGLRYCINSAALKFIPVKEMAAAGYGDYLKAFE; encoded by the coding sequence ATGATAAAAAAAGACCTGTCCAAACTAACTAAAGAGCAGTATGAAGTCACACAAAAAGGCGCCACAGAGCGTCCTTTTACCGGTAAGTATGATGATTTTTATCAAGAAGGTATTTATGTTGATCTAGTCGATGGCACAGCATTGTTTTCCAGCAAGGATAAGTATGATGCCGGCTGCGGCTGGCCGAGTTTTACGAAAGCCATTGACGACCCAGCTGTGAAAGAAAAGACTGATTTTTCTGCCGGCATGATTCGAACCGAAGTCCGCAGTCAAGAATCAAACAGTCACTTAGGCCATGTTTTTAAAGATGGTCCGACAGACAAAGGTGGTCTGCGCTATTGTATTAACTCGGCAGCCTTAAAATTTATCCCCGTCAAAGAAATGGCAGCAGCTGGATACGGTGATTATTTGAAAGCATTTGAATAA
- a CDS encoding lipoate--protein ligase, with the protein MKYISYQNTDAYYNVALEHYLLEEADLTEAVFFFSQYGNAVIVGKNQNSFAEVNQAYAREHHIQVARRETGGGAVYDDLGNISFSFVLPVEDPGKVNFKKFVQPMVDALHQIGVAVIADGRNDLVIKGKKVSGSAQRYVNGRLLHHGTLLFDINTEVMSHVLTPAKDKFISKAAKSVQSRVGLIKDALPAGFTILDLKKQLTKELAAGDNELKLSSAAWARVQQLRDDTFVSWDWNWGTTPAFQFNQHKRFAGGRIELHANIDRGRISAIKIQGDFLGIGDISQLEQALIGQAFSHAAVEKLCQTLPFKNYFGENISIQEFADLFQN; encoded by the coding sequence ATGAAATATATTAGTTATCAGAATACGGATGCTTATTACAATGTCGCATTAGAACATTATTTGCTAGAAGAAGCTGATTTGACTGAAGCTGTGTTCTTTTTTTCTCAGTATGGCAATGCCGTGATTGTTGGCAAAAATCAAAATTCTTTCGCTGAAGTAAATCAGGCTTATGCCCGCGAGCACCATATTCAAGTAGCACGACGAGAAACTGGCGGCGGTGCTGTTTACGATGATTTGGGCAATATTAGTTTTTCTTTCGTGCTGCCGGTCGAGGATCCGGGCAAAGTTAATTTTAAAAAATTTGTGCAGCCCATGGTAGACGCCTTGCACCAGATCGGTGTGGCAGTTATAGCCGATGGCAGAAACGATTTAGTGATCAAAGGCAAGAAGGTCTCTGGAAGTGCCCAACGCTACGTTAATGGCCGGCTATTGCATCACGGCACGCTATTATTTGATATTAATACGGAAGTGATGAGCCATGTATTGACGCCGGCTAAAGATAAATTTATTTCTAAAGCAGCCAAATCTGTTCAAAGCCGCGTCGGTCTGATCAAGGATGCTTTGCCGGCCGGATTTACCATTTTAGATTTAAAAAAACAATTAACTAAGGAATTAGCAGCTGGTGATAATGAGCTAAAACTCAGTTCGGCTGCATGGGCGCGTGTCCAGCAATTGCGTGATGACACTTTTGTCAGTTGGGATTGGAACTGGGGAACAACGCCTGCATTTCAATTTAATCAGCACAAACGTTTTGCTGGGGGTCGAATCGAGCTACACGCGAATATTGATCGGGGTCGCATTAGTGCGATTAAAATTCAAGGTGATTTTCTCGGCATTGGCGATATTTCACAACTCGAACAGGCTCTTATCGGGCAGGCATTCTCACATGCGGCCGTCGAAAAGCTTTGCCAAACACTGCCTTTTAAAAATTATTTTGGTGAAAACATTTCGATTCAAGAATTTGCCGATCTGTTTCAGAATTAA
- a CDS encoding alpha/beta hydrolase — MAFLQINYYSKALGKGSSMNVILPELDNHNPNRTAADMTDIPVLYLLHGMGDDQSAWPRRTNIERLVQRSNLAVVMPNTDLAWYTNTTYGGHYFDALTSELFATIATMFPQISKKREKHFVAGLSMGGYGALKVAMATDYFSYAASLSGAMLQDFTLPQVLATAPRNYWEGIFGDLDKFKGSNNDLVALAEKQAAGKQTLPKLFAWIGKEDPLYLTNEITIPEFKKLGYEVTYNTDHGRHEWYYWNKNIEKVLEWLPIDYIKEERLS, encoded by the coding sequence ATGGCATTTTTGCAAATTAACTATTATTCAAAGGCTTTGGGCAAGGGCAGTTCGATGAACGTGATTCTGCCCGAACTGGATAATCATAATCCGAATCGTACAGCTGCCGATATGACTGATATACCAGTTTTGTATCTACTGCATGGCATGGGTGATGATCAGTCAGCTTGGCCGCGCCGCACGAATATAGAACGCTTAGTCCAGAGAAGCAATTTGGCTGTCGTGATGCCGAATACAGATTTAGCCTGGTATACGAATACGACTTATGGGGGCCATTATTTTGATGCTTTGACGAGTGAGCTGTTTGCTACAATTGCGACGATGTTTCCTCAGATTTCCAAAAAACGAGAAAAACATTTTGTCGCTGGTCTGTCCATGGGTGGTTACGGTGCTTTGAAAGTCGCGATGGCCACTGACTACTTTTCTTATGCAGCCTCCTTATCAGGTGCTATGCTGCAAGACTTTACTTTGCCGCAAGTTCTAGCAACGGCGCCGAGAAATTACTGGGAGGGTATCTTTGGTGATTTGGATAAATTTAAGGGCTCGAACAATGATTTAGTCGCCTTGGCTGAAAAACAGGCAGCTGGTAAACAAACCCTGCCTAAATTATTTGCTTGGATCGGTAAAGAGGATCCGCTATATCTGACGAATGAAATCACAATTCCAGAATTTAAAAAACTGGGATATGAAGTGACATACAACACGGATCATGGCCGGCACGAATGGTATTACTGGAATAAAAATATCGAAAAGGTGTTAGAATGGTTGCCGATCGACTATATTAAAGAAGAACGTCTGTCTTAA
- a CDS encoding HAD hydrolase family protein: MIDSDIKLFAADMDGTLLDGANSFNQKKFAQVINILRRQNKKFVLATGNQVSRIQRMFLPFDPKGQVISMVAENGAFIQEGARPLYQSVIDPIKVNRIFDLLPRLDPQPTLAVFAGKESAFAPKWQQSVRQPDTQIFFAGTIDDFFPSWSAIDDADEISIPIDKISLSWAKDSGQHFLNSLKHDPLLSGLRTPTSGFGAIDIVNEEADKASGLKMLAKEFAVDRRQMAAFGDGLNDLEMLQYVGRPYVMPNAQDELKAYFKPSQYADSDNNHDGVLNTILDLIEEHN; the protein is encoded by the coding sequence ATGATAGACAGCGATATTAAATTGTTTGCTGCTGATATGGATGGCACTTTGCTGGATGGCGCGAATTCCTTTAATCAAAAAAAATTCGCTCAAGTGATCAATATCCTGCGTCGGCAAAATAAAAAATTTGTGCTGGCGACTGGCAACCAAGTCAGCCGAATTCAAAGAATGTTCTTGCCTTTTGATCCCAAGGGGCAGGTGATCTCGATGGTGGCAGAAAATGGTGCCTTTATTCAAGAAGGTGCCCGCCCGCTTTATCAATCAGTGATTGATCCGATCAAAGTAAATCGAATTTTTGACTTGTTGCCTCGATTGGATCCGCAACCGACCTTAGCTGTTTTCGCAGGCAAGGAATCGGCTTTTGCACCGAAGTGGCAGCAATCAGTGCGTCAACCGGATACGCAGATTTTTTTCGCCGGCACGATCGATGATTTTTTCCCAAGCTGGTCGGCGATAGACGATGCTGATGAAATTTCGATTCCGATTGACAAAATTTCGCTCTCGTGGGCAAAGGACAGTGGCCAGCATTTTCTTAATTCACTGAAACATGATCCGCTTTTGTCGGGTCTGAGGACGCCAACTTCTGGTTTTGGTGCGATTGATATTGTCAATGAAGAAGCTGATAAAGCCAGCGGTTTAAAGATGCTGGCCAAGGAATTCGCCGTTGATCGAAGACAAATGGCTGCCTTCGGTGACGGCTTAAATGACCTGGAAATGCTGCAATATGTCGGTCGTCCGTATGTGATGCCGAATGCACAGGATGAATTAAAAGCATATTTTAAACCATCGCAGTATGCTGATTCAGACAACAATCATGATGGTGTTTTGAACACGATCTTAGATTTGATCGAGGAACATAACTAG